A genome region from Spirochaetota bacterium includes the following:
- the rplP gene encoding 50S ribosomal protein L16, producing MLMPNRTRYRKVQRGRMKGKALRGSTIHFGEYALKSIECGEINSRQIEAARIAISRKVKRGGKLWIRIFPDRPFTKKPAETRMGKGKGNPEGFVARIKPGRILFELAGIDDAIAREALLLAAHKLPVKTKIISIHDTN from the coding sequence ATGTTGATGCCTAATAGAACAAGGTACAGAAAAGTACAACGTGGTAGAATGAAAGGGAAGGCACTCCGTGGTTCTACTATCCATTTTGGCGAGTATGCATTAAAATCAATTGAATGTGGTGAAATTAATTCACGACAGATTGAAGCAGCTCGTATTGCCATCAGCCGTAAAGTTAAACGTGGTGGTAAATTATGGATTAGAATTTTTCCAGACAGGCCTTTTACCAAAAAACCAGCTGAAACGCGAATGGGTAAAGGGAAAGGAAATCCCGAAGGTTTTGTGGCACGTATTAAGCCTGGAAGAATTTTATTTGAACTGGCTGGTATTGATGATGCCATTGCACGAGAAGCATTGTTATTGGCAGCTCATAAATTGCCTGTTAAAACAAAGATTATTTCAATACATGATACTAATTAG
- the rpmC gene encoding 50S ribosomal protein L29, which produces MKGKLDELTIDELKRSLQEAKEELRKERFKRTVSRVENPKKAMLLRKQIARILTLLREYELGKRTLRSK; this is translated from the coding sequence ATGAAGGGTAAATTAGATGAATTGACCATAGATGAGCTGAAAAGAAGTTTGCAGGAAGCAAAAGAAGAACTACGAAAAGAGCGATTTAAAAGAACAGTAAGCAGAGTTGAAAATCCCAAAAAGGCAATGCTGCTGAGAAAGCAGATTGCACGAATTTTAACCTTGTTAAGGGAATATGAGTTAGGCAAAAGGACATTACGAAGTAAATA